In Fusobacterium massiliense, the genomic stretch TATACTCCTTAGAAAGGAGGTGATCCATCCGCACGTTCCCGTACGGATACCTTGTTACGACTTCACCCCAATCGCTAATCACACCCTCGGAGCATCCCTCCTTACGGTTAGGCCTGCTACTTCAGGTGCAACCAACTCTCGTGGTGTGACGGGCGGTGTGTACAAGACCCGAGAACGTATTCACCGCAACATAGCTGATTTGCGATTACTAGCGATTCCAACTTCATGTACTCGAGTTGCAGAGTACAATCCGAACTAAGAATAGTTTTCTGAGATTAGCTCCCCCTCGCAGGTTTGCGACTCTCTGTACTACCCATTGTAGCACGTGTGTAGCCCAGCGTATAAGGGGCATGATGACTTGACGTCATCCCCACCTTCCTCCTGCTCATCGCAGGCAGTATCGCATGAGTCCCCAACTTAATGATGGTAACATACGAAAGGGGTTGCGCTCGTTGCGGGACTTAACCCAACATCTCACGACACGAGCTGACGACAGCCATGCACCACCTGTCTTTAGGTTTCCCCGAAGGGACACTGACATATCTCTACGTCATTCCTAAGATGTCAAACGCTGGTAAGGTTCCTCGCGTTGCGTCGAATTAAACCACATGCTCCACCGCTTGTGCGGGTCCCCGTCAATTCCTTTGAGTTTCATACTTGCGTACGTACTCCCCAGGCGGATTACTTATCGCGTTAGCTTGGGCGCTGAGGTTCGACCCCCAACACCTAGTAATCATCGTTTACAGCGTGGACTACCAGGGTATCTAATCCTGTTTGCTACCCACGCTTTCGCGCTTTAGCGTCAGTATCTGTCCAGTAAGCTGGCTTCCCCATCGGCATTCCTACAAATATCTACGAATTTCACCTCTACACTTGTAGTTCCGCTTACCTCTCCAGTACTCTAGTTAACCAGTTTCCAACGCAATACGGAGTTGAGCTCCGCATTTTCACATCAGACTTAATTAACCGCCTAGACGCGCTTTACGCCCAATAAATCCGGATAACGCTTGTGACATACGTATTACCGCGGCTGCTGGCACGTATTTAGCCGTCACTTCTTCTGTTGGTACCGTCACTTTCTTCTTCCCAACTGAAAGCACTTTACATTCCGAAAAACTTCATCGTGCACACAGAATTGCTGGATCAGACTTTTGGTCCATTGTCCAATATTCCCCACTGCTGCCTCCCGTAGGAGTAAGGGCCGTGTCTCAGTCCCCTTGTGGCCGTTCACCCTCTCAGGCCGGCTACCCATCATCGCCTTGGTGAGCCGTTACCTCTCCAACTAGCTAATGGGACGCAAAGCTCTCTCACAGCGCATATAGCTTTCATAATCAAATGATGCCATTCGATCATAATATTCGGTATTAGCATTCGTTTCCAAATGTTGTCCCAAACTGTGAGGCAAGTTCTTTACGCGTTACTCACCCGTCCGCCACCCAAACCGAAGTTCAAGTAGACTTGCATGTGTTAAGCATTCTGTCAGCGTTCATCCTGAGCCAGGATCAAACTCTTCGTTCAATCTTTTTTAAAGCTCATTTGCTTTTTTTGTTTACACCAAATTTATGGTTGCTTTTTGTCTTTTCTCTATTCTGTTGTTAATGTCCTTTGTCATATCGACTTCCATAATGATATCACTCTTTATGGTTTATGTCAATATTTTTTTTACTTTTTTTCACTTTTTTTCTTTATTGTTTTTTTCTTTTTTAATTTCAATATTTTTTACTTTTTTTTAATAAATAAATAATTTTATTTTTTTATATAGATTATAAAAGTAAAAAGCCGTACCCAATAGCACGGCTTTGATTACTAAGATTTAAAAACTATTTTTGAGTTACAGTAACTACTGCTTCTTTAAGGTCACCTAAAGTAAAGTTTCCTTCTTCACCTTTGATATGGATTTCATTTCCATTTTCATCAGCATATCTTTCACCGTCAGCAGATTCAGCTGCTTTTAATTCATATGCAGTTCCTGCTTCATCAGTTACAGTTGCAACACCGTCAGCGATTGATACAGTGAATACCTTTCCATCTTCAGTTTTAGCTTCATAAGTTACTGCAGTTGCTTCTGCTGGTGCAGCTGCTTCTGCTGCTGGTTGTTCAGCAGGTTTTTCCTCAGTTTTTTGTCCACAAGCTACTAAAAATAAACTCATAGCTAGTGCTAACATAGCAAATTTTTTCATCTTTATAATCCCTCCTTGATTTTATTTCGTTATAATACATCATTTTTTTCTAAAAATCAAGCTTTTTTTTATTTTTTTTAAAATTTTATTTATGTTTGTTTTTTGAATTTTTTAATTTCTTTTTTATGCTATGTTTGTTTTTAAAACACTTTTATTCTTTTTGAATTAACTCTTTAAATAAGCTTGATAAAAAAAATGAATATTTTATATTTTATTAATATATTAAAGAAATTTAACTTTAGTAATTATTTACTATAAAAATATATCAAAATACAAACATAATAAAATACAAACATAATAAAGAATTCTTACATTTTATCTTTTATTTCTGCCAACTTTTAACATAAATATAGAAATAAGAATTAACACTACACTTATCACATGAGGAGCTCTAAATCCAAAAAACATTAAATCTTCTGCCCTAAAGAAACTTACAAGAACTCTATTTATCGAATAGATTATAATATACCACCACCATAAATAACCAACCGGTCTATTTTCTTTTTTTCTAAGAACAAACCAAATTATGAAAAACCCAATCAAATTTAAGACTAATTCATAAAGCATAGCAGGGTGTAATGCTAAATTTGAAAACTCACTTCCTGCTGGAGAACTCACTGGAAATACAACCCCCCATGGAACTAAGTCTTTAAAAGAACTTTTCTCTGTAACAGATAATCCTAGATAATAATTATACCATTCATAAAACTTTGGTTTCAAATTAAATATTACAGAAAGAGGTGTGAAAGTTGGAACACCGTGAACTTCTCCATTCATAAAATTTCCTATTCTACCTATAGCCTGTCCTAAAATAAAAGGTGCAGCTGCAAAATCTCCTAATTTTAGGGGATTTATCTTTTTTATTTTTCCATATATTACTGTTCCAATAATTCCACCAATAATTCCACCGTGTATAGCCATTCCACCATGCCAAACAGCTGGTATTTCAGCCGGATATTGTAAATAATGGTTTAAATTGAATAAAACATAATATATTCTACCTCCAATAAGTCCAGATATAATGGCTACAAAAGCATAATTCTCAATCAATTCTGAATTAAAACCTTCATCTTTTGCCATCTTTTTAGCTATAGATATTCCTGTTATAAAAGCTATGGCATACATAAGCCCATAGTAATGTATTTCAAAATTTCCTATTTTCAAAAGTATTGGATTCATCTAATTTCTCCTTTTTTATATACTTAACCACATTTGAATTATTGAAAATACTATAATGCCTTCAATAAAAAACAGTGTTCTCTCTCTGTAATTTTTTAACAAATAATTTATTCCTTTAGAAAATATCACCAAACCTGCCCCTACTCCTAAGGCTAAAACTATCAATGGAATAAATATTATATAATTTTTATCTTTTAATGCTAAAGATAAAGAAGATATTAAATAAACTACATTATAATATTCTCCAAGCATCATCAACAAAAGTGAACCAGATATTCCAGGTATTATCATAGCCCCTGCTGCAACAAGTCCACAGAAAAACAATTTTATTAAATATGAAGTTGCAAAGTTAGTGTTTTCTACAAGTTGAATAGTTACAGCTCCTGTTGTTTTATCTCCAAATTTTAAACTTAAAAATATAAACACTATCATAATTATTGCACCATATATAAAAGAAAGTATATTTTTTCTTTTCTTATAATCTAGACCTTTTACAATATAAGGTATAGATGGCAATATAAGTAATGTAAATACTCCAACTGTTATTTTTGGAAAATTAGTTATGGAGTATTTTATTAAATTTGCAAACAAGAATATTCCTGTCCCTGCTCCAATTAAAACTACCAACAAATAAAGAAAATAAGAAACTTTAGTCTTCCTATCTACCAAGAAAAAATTTCCTATTTTTTCTGTTATTGGGTCATATACATTAAGCATAACAGCTAAAGTTCCACCTGACACTCCTGGAATAATATTTGCTATCCCTATAATAATTGATTTCAAAAAAAGTAATAACATTAATCAAAACTCCTTATCTTTTAAAAATTCTTTTTATTCTCAATGGAGATATAGCTATTAAAAGCTCAAGCATACTACAACCTGTCTTAGCTTTTATTTCATTTGGTCTATGATATATTTGAACAGGGTCTCCAACATTTACTCTATCATCTACTTCTATAAAAGAATAGTCCATAGTTACTTGAGATACAGTGTATTCTTTTTTATTTATTAAGCAAACTGTATGTAAATTTGCCTTTAAAAAACCATCTCCATATCCTAATTTTATTTTAGCTATTTTTTGTGTACTAGTATTTAAACTATCTAAGCCTTCGTAAGCTATATATTTTAACTCATCAACATAGCTAACTGAAGCAACTCTCCCCATAAGACCTGTAAAAACCGGCTTTAACTCCATATCATAAAAACCTGCCTCTTGAAGTCCATACATAAGCATCCCAGTTCTTAAATGAGTTACAATTTCACAGTCATAATTAAAAATTCCAGCCGCATTTTGTAAATGTATCATTTGAAAATTTGCTTTTCCAAAACTATTTACAAGCTCAGTAAATTTTTTAATCAATTCTAAGCCATCATCATAACTAGATGAAAAAAGATGTGAATATATTCCCATAAATTTTAAACTATTATATTTAACAATTTGTTTTACTTCATCAACTTCTTCATATTTTATCCCATTTCTTCCATAACCAAAGTCTATTTTTAATGATAATCTCTCACTATCTATTTTATTAGCCAAGAAATCTTTTAAATCTTTTATATTGTTTACACTAGGACATATTTGCTTATATTTATTTATAATTTCAATATCTTCAACACTTTCTAAGACTAAAATTCTAAAATCTTCGATAGAATATTCTTTTAAATACTCTATAACAGATATTGCTTCTGAAAATCTAGCTGTTGCCCATGTTTTTATTCCAAAATCATATAGTGCTTTTGAAATTTGAAGTATATCATGCCCATACGCATTTGCTTTTATAATTGGTAACAATTCTTTTCCTCTATAATTTTTTAAATAATTAATATTTGAATATAAAGCCTTTTTATCTAATTCCATATAAAATGAAGTATCCATTTTCAATCCTCCGGTAAATTTACTAATTATTTTATCTTAGTATTATATCATAGATTAATAAATTTTATTAGTTTTATATCCTCTTGTATTATTCCATATTTACTGATAAAATGAAAGCTGTCTAAAAATATAAAAATATGAAAAGGAGTTTTATTATGAATGTTAATGATGTACTTGCAGCTCTAGGCGTTGTATTAAATGGTATACCTCAAGCTTTACTCGCTGCATCTTATGGTTTTTCTTCTGTTCCGACGGCTTTTGGTTTTATACTTGGAGCAGCAGCTTGTTTGTTTTACGGTTCTGCTATTCCAATTTCATTCCAGGCAGAAACTATAGCACTTGCTGGAATTTTAGGTAAAGATATTAGAGAAAGATTATCTATAATATTTTTCTCTGGGGTTACTATGGCACTTTTAGGAATAACTGGATTTTTATCTTCCATTGTTAATTTTGCAGGTGAAAATATAATAAATGCAATGATGGCTGGTGTTGGGCTTATGCTAACTAGAATTTCTTTACAAGGTTTAAAAGAAAGTAAGGTTGTAACAGCCTCATCAATTTTTTCAGCTTTCATTACTTATTTTTTCTTTGGACAAAATTTAGTTTATACTATAGTTGTTTGTGTGATTTTTTCTAGCTTAGTTGCCAATATATTTAAAATTAATTTTGGTGGTGGAATTATAGAAAATTATAAAAAAATTGAAATAAAAAAACCTATAATTAACTTAAATGTAATAAGAGGAGCTTTAGCTTTAGCTTGTTTGACTATAGGAGCAAATATTGCTTTTGGTAATATTACAGCCTCTATGACAGGTAAATATACTGCAAACATAGACCAATTAACTATTTATTCTGGACTTGCAGATGCAGTATCTTCTTTATTTGGTGGAGGTCCTGTTGAAGCTATAATTTCAGCTACTGCTGCTGCCCCTAATCCTTTATTAAGTGGTGTCTTAATGATGTTAATTATGGCTACTATACTATTCTTTGGTCTATTACCAAAAATTAGTAAATATATTCCTGGACACTCAGTTCATGGATTTTTATTTATACTAGGAGCTGTTGTTACTGTGCCAACTAACACTGCTATGGCTTTTTCAACTGGAAGTCCTCAAGACTACATTGTAGCTGCAACTGCTATGGCTGTAACTGCTGCAAATGACCCTTTTATTGGATTACTTGTAGCTCTTATTGTTAAATATATATTTGTTTTATTCTAATTAGGGAGGAAAATAAAAATGGATTATTACACTTTGAAAATTGGAGATTTAGAAAGAAAATTACCTATTATAAAATTATCAGAAGACTTATCAATAGCAAGTTTTGTTATTTTAGGAGATACTGAAATTGTAGAAAAAACTGCTCCTTTAATAGCAGAAAAATTACCTAAAATTGATTATATAGTTACAGCTGAAGCTAAGGGAGTTCCTTTAGCCTATGAAATTTCTAAAATTTTAAATCTAAAATCATATATAGTGGCAAGAAAAAGCGTAAAAGCATATATGAAAGATGTAATTGAAGCTGAGGTTAATTCTATTACAACAACTAATCCACAAAAAATGTATTTAAATGGAGAAGATGCTGAAAAAATTAAAGGTAAAAATATAGCTTTAGTAGATGATGTAATTTCAACAGGTGAGTCTCTTTCAACTATCGAATATCTTGTCAAAAAAGCTGGAGGAAATGTGGTTGCTAAAGCAGCAATACTTGCAGAGGGAGATGCTAAAAATAGAAAAGACATCATTTTTCTACAAGAATTACCTTTATTTTAAATAATTTAGATTTTTAAACTAAATAAAGTCTCTTGATAGCCGTATGAGTTCTACGAGTTCAATAAACACAGACTCTTCAAACTAATACGGATATCAGAGACTATTTTTTATGATTTTTTTATATTTAATTATTAAAAATACCTAAAATTTAATAATACAACTTATCTTTTTTTAAATGAAATATACAATTATTTATTAACTATCTCATCAATCCAATCAAATAGTTCTTCAAGGTCATAATCTCCACCATGTCCTTGTCCCCAAGGAGAAAAGAAATCAACTTTTTTACCTATATTTTTTAATTTTAAAGATAAAATTACAGGTATAGCTAAAGATGTATCCTTATCTATAATTCCATGTCTAATTCTCCAATATTTAGGAGACTCAGGATTTTCTATGTAATTCATTGGATTCATTAATTTTATAATATTTGAATCAGCTTTCTCTTCTGAAAATTTTTCTTTATAAAAATTAGCAAAATGCTTATTATCCACTATCTTAGTTCCAAAAAGATTATTTTCTCCAGAATCTAAATTAAAGGAATCAAAAGCTGGAGGTGTTTTCATTCTATCTCCTGATTTTATAAATTTATCCCAATCAGCTGATACAACTTTTGAATTTTCAAATATTAAATATTTTTCATTTTTCAAGTCTTTTCCCTCAGATATTGCTTTATTAGCTGAATCTTTTAACACAGTTGACAAATAATTTTTAAAACTTCCATTTCCTTCTTCATCTAAATATAAAGTATTTCCATTTTCATCTTTTAAAGAAAGATTATTTAAATAAATTGAAAAAAGCGGTTTTAGAGTATTTGAAATTTCTATTTCATTTTTATTTAATTCACCCTTTTGAATAGAACGTTTAAGACTTCTATCATTGAATTCCTCAGAGCTCGTATTTCTTGTTATAATCATTTTTGAATAATTATTTATACCATTAAATTGCCATTCATATGCTATGTCTGCATTTTCTAAATTTGTAATAGGACAATATGATGAAACTGCATAGATATCATCTCTCCCTTCAACTGCTCCAATTTCATCTAAATATTTATTATAATCTTTAGAATTAGCACTAGCTCCTAAAAGAGCTGATAGAGCTCCTCCTGCACTTGTTCCATTTGAAATAATTTTTTCTGCATTACCCGGCATATCTTTATCATTGTAATGTAAATATCTTACTACTGCTTTTAAGTCTACTATACCTGCAGGAGCTTTTCCGGTATATAAACCTTCTTTATCTGTCAATGTTCTACCTCTTAATGCAGGAGAAACTACAACATATCCTTTTGATAAAGCATATAAAATAGAATTTGGACTCCCATCTTTTTTTAAATCAGGTTTTTCTATTTTACCCGGCATATATCCCCCAACAGAATTAGGTAAAAATATCGGAGCCGTTTCCGAGTTATATTTTCCTATGCTCTCATTTTTAAAATATTCTTCAGGAATATATACATTCATACTTTGATAAGCTATATCAACAGGTTTAGCAACATAAATTATATTTTCAAAAGAACAATATTTTATATTTTTCCCATTTATACTAGCTTCCTTTATTAAATAATTATTCTTATCAAATTTTAACTTACTATTGATAGAAATTTCTTTCTCTTGTGAAAATAATAAAGTTGAAAAAAGATTAAAAAATAAAAATAGATTTAATTTTCTCATAAAAAAATTCCTCCTAAAATAATATAAAAATAATTTATTACAATTGATTTAATATTAATAAATAAAAAATTGTTCCAAGCAAAATTGATAGCATCAAATTTCTTTTCAAAACTTGTAATATAGTTAAAACAATTAAAGT encodes the following:
- a CDS encoding DUF368 domain-containing protein — protein: MLLLFLKSIIIGIANIIPGVSGGTLAVMLNVYDPITEKIGNFFLVDRKTKVSYFLYLLVVLIGAGTGIFLFANLIKYSITNFPKITVGVFTLLILPSIPYIVKGLDYKKRKNILSFIYGAIIMIVFIFLSLKFGDKTTGAVTIQLVENTNFATSYLIKLFFCGLVAAGAMIIPGISGSLLLMMLGEYYNVVYLISSLSLALKDKNYIIFIPLIVLALGVGAGLVIFSKGINYLLKNYRERTLFFIEGIIVFSIIQMWLSI
- a CDS encoding NCS2 family permease encodes the protein MNVNDVLAALGVVLNGIPQALLAASYGFSSVPTAFGFILGAAACLFYGSAIPISFQAETIALAGILGKDIRERLSIIFFSGVTMALLGITGFLSSIVNFAGENIINAMMAGVGLMLTRISLQGLKESKVVTASSIFSAFITYFFFGQNLVYTIVVCVIFSSLVANIFKINFGGGIIENYKKIEIKKPIINLNVIRGALALACLTIGANIAFGNITASMTGKYTANIDQLTIYSGLADAVSSLFGGGPVEAIISATAAAPNPLLSGVLMMLIMATILFFGLLPKISKYIPGHSVHGFLFILGAVVTVPTNTAMAFSTGSPQDYIVAATAMAVTAANDPFIGLLVALIVKYIFVLF
- a CDS encoding subtype B tannase, with product MRKLNLFLFFNLFSTLLFSQEKEISINSKLKFDKNNYLIKEASINGKNIKYCSFENIIYVAKPVDIAYQSMNVYIPEEYFKNESIGKYNSETAPIFLPNSVGGYMPGKIEKPDLKKDGSPNSILYALSKGYVVVSPALRGRTLTDKEGLYTGKAPAGIVDLKAVVRYLHYNDKDMPGNAEKIISNGTSAGGALSALLGASANSKDYNKYLDEIGAVEGRDDIYAVSSYCPITNLENADIAYEWQFNGINNYSKMIITRNTSSEEFNDRSLKRSIQKGELNKNEIEISNTLKPLFSIYLNNLSLKDENGNTLYLDEEGNGSFKNYLSTVLKDSANKAISEGKDLKNEKYLIFENSKVVSADWDKFIKSGDRMKTPPAFDSFNLDSGENNLFGTKIVDNKHFANFYKEKFSEEKADSNIIKLMNPMNYIENPESPKYWRIRHGIIDKDTSLAIPVILSLKLKNIGKKVDFFSPWGQGHGGDYDLEELFDWIDEIVNK
- a CDS encoding phosphoribosyltransferase family protein, with product MDYYTLKIGDLERKLPIIKLSEDLSIASFVILGDTEIVEKTAPLIAEKLPKIDYIVTAEAKGVPLAYEISKILNLKSYIVARKSVKAYMKDVIEAEVNSITTTNPQKMYLNGEDAEKIKGKNIALVDDVISTGESLSTIEYLVKKAGGNVVAKAAILAEGDAKNRKDIIFLQELPLF
- a CDS encoding alanine racemase — its product is MDTSFYMELDKKALYSNINYLKNYRGKELLPIIKANAYGHDILQISKALYDFGIKTWATARFSEAISVIEYLKEYSIEDFRILVLESVEDIEIINKYKQICPSVNNIKDLKDFLANKIDSERLSLKIDFGYGRNGIKYEEVDEVKQIVKYNSLKFMGIYSHLFSSSYDDGLELIKKFTELVNSFGKANFQMIHLQNAAGIFNYDCEIVTHLRTGMLMYGLQEAGFYDMELKPVFTGLMGRVASVSYVDELKYIAYEGLDSLNTSTQKIAKIKLGYGDGFLKANLHTVCLINKKEYTVSQVTMDYSFIEVDDRVNVGDPVQIYHRPNEIKAKTGCSMLELLIAISPLRIKRIFKR
- the lgt gene encoding prolipoprotein diacylglyceryl transferase, whose product is MNPILLKIGNFEIHYYGLMYAIAFITGISIAKKMAKDEGFNSELIENYAFVAIISGLIGGRIYYVLFNLNHYLQYPAEIPAVWHGGMAIHGGIIGGIIGTVIYGKIKKINPLKLGDFAAAPFILGQAIGRIGNFMNGEVHGVPTFTPLSVIFNLKPKFYEWYNYYLGLSVTEKSSFKDLVPWGVVFPVSSPAGSEFSNLALHPAMLYELVLNLIGFFIIWFVLRKKENRPVGYLWWWYIIIYSINRVLVSFFRAEDLMFFGFRAPHVISVVLILISIFMLKVGRNKR
- a CDS encoding MliC family protein — protein: MKKFAMLALAMSLFLVACGQKTEEKPAEQPAAEAAAPAEATAVTYEAKTEDGKVFTVSIADGVATVTDEAGTAYELKAAESADGERYADENGNEIHIKGEEGNFTLGDLKEAVVTVTQK